In Neodiprion pinetum isolate iyNeoPine1 chromosome 6, iyNeoPine1.2, whole genome shotgun sequence, one genomic interval encodes:
- the LOC124221764 gene encoding uncharacterized protein produces MGVERVQTHQESEQDNDEWIAAKEIVRNSAERLRKVIKSLFERDYGENVMVDDFEAKMLTPPGSNYGSVLLAVKVTVRRNKFATPKVVNVVAKMLPSEFFQDVFNSAVTFPKEVAAYEEILPAYQMLQLENGIPKSKVFNHFPRFFGARIPDDLKTKAADDDAVILLENLVAAGYKCGNRWKGLDRAQSEMTVRTLATFHGLGIALRKKKPEVFAKFAKKAVTFSHPWTSIVRAAKNCKNMVMENERLNPFYARIANALDNGVNTINTPPTNQFGTICHTDFSINNMLFRNDSEGNVEAVKFIDFQTYSHLSPVRDLLYFLIASTAENVLICHFDHLVNMYHDRLVRTLEELNCDVGNFGRSHFLAECKEWVGAEALHCCLMVKIILLPEAEAAIEGNGPEIQSVDYFDNLDFEAYRQRLTIMFQSFLERDWI; encoded by the exons ATGGGAGTCGAAAGGGTGCAGACACATCAGGAGAGCGA ACAAGACAATGACGAGTGGATCGCGGCGAAGGAAATCGTGAGAAACTCGGCCGAGCGATTGAGGAAAGTCATAAAAAGCCTGTTCGAACGAGACTACGGTGAAAATGTAATGGTGGACGACTTTGAGGCAAAGATGTTGACACCCCCGGGTTCGAACTACGGCAGCGTGCTGCTCGCTGTGAAGGTGACGGTACGGAGGAACAAGTTCGCCACGCCGAAGGTGGTGAACGTCGTCGCGAAGATGCTGCCGAGCGAGTTCTTCCAGGACGTTTTCAACAGCGCCGTAACGTTCCCGAAGGAAGTCGCCGCCTACGAAGAGATACTGCCGGCGTATCAGATGCTTCAGCTGGAGAACGGAATCCCGAAATCCAAGGTATTCAACCACTTTCCCAGGTTCTTCGGCGCCAGGATACCCGATGATCTGAAGACCAAGGCCGCCGACGACGACGCCGTCATACTCCTGGAAAACCTCGTCGCAGCTGGTTACAAATGTGGGAACAGGTGGAAGGGCTTGGATCGGGCTCAATCGGAGATGACGGTCCGCACTTTGGCGACCTTTCACGGCCTCGGGATCGccttgagaaaaaagaaacccgAAGTATTTGCCAAGTTCGCGAAGAAGGCGGTTACCTTCAGCCATCCGTGGACCTCCATAGTTCGTGCGGCTAAAAATTGCAAGAACATGGTCATGGAGAACGAGAGGCTCAATCCGTTTTACGCTCGGATAGCCAATGCTTTGGACAACGGCGTCAATACTATCAACACGCCACCGACTAATCAGTTTGGGACCATATGCCACACCGACTTCTCGATTAACAACATGTTGTTCCGTAACGACAGCGAAGGTAACGTCGAGGCGGTGAAGTTCATCGATTTTCAGACTTACAGCCATCTCAGTCCAGTGAGGGATCTTCTCTATTTCCTAATCGCCAGCACCGCGGAAAACGTTTTGATATGCCACTTTGATCACCTGGTGAACATGTACCATGATCGGCTTGTCAGAACCCTGGAGGAGCTTAACTGTGACGTTGGTAACTTCGGGAGAAGCCACTTCTTGGCCGAGTGCAAAGAATGGGTTGGCGCCGAGGCCCTTCACTGCTGCTTGATGGTTAAAATCATTCTGTTGCCGGAGGCTGAGGCTGCAATCGAGGGGAACGGTCCTGAAATACAATCTGTCGACTATTTTGACAACCTTGATTTCGAAGCGTACAGGCAAAGGCTGACGATCATGTTTCAAAGTTTCTTGGAAAGAGACTGGATATGA